The following proteins are encoded in a genomic region of Natrarchaeobius halalkaliphilus:
- a CDS encoding ABC transporter permease has product MNLRESLRISWRSIRSHKLRSTLTTLGVIIGVAAVITFMVLGSGFSQSIVGDIEADQEPVMTVHTQTEPEDGFGIMPVDTPIYTETDIEELEEVDGIEFVAPDGSLDLVQTSADDEQVTGVIDAHATTADRFEHGSLVDGETFSGDDEVVINEQTSQLFEENLSTDDELTLTFEDGESTTVTVSGVVEAELGDQMPPQLFLPVDPYYTTTVETPDGDEERAYPSLEMRAESIDDVDDAQNSVIDYLESDSHAAELKQSDDEIQVQTVEDAIDQFMDLVDQLTVFIGAVAGIALVVGSIGIANIMIVSVTERTREIGIMKAVGATKRDVMQLFLVESVILGMIGALVGVGLGLAIGYLGVNFLEWPMAYPIDWIGIAIAMGVGVGVVSGLYPAWRAARVDPIEALRHE; this is encoded by the coding sequence CGAGAGAGCCTCCGGATCAGTTGGCGGTCGATCCGCTCGCACAAACTTCGATCGACGCTGACGACGCTCGGCGTGATAATCGGCGTCGCCGCGGTGATCACGTTCATGGTGCTCGGATCGGGATTCTCCCAGAGCATCGTTGGAGACATCGAGGCCGATCAGGAGCCGGTGATGACCGTCCACACGCAAACCGAACCCGAAGATGGCTTCGGTATCATGCCGGTCGATACGCCGATCTACACCGAGACTGATATCGAGGAACTCGAGGAGGTCGACGGCATCGAGTTCGTCGCGCCCGACGGATCGCTCGATCTGGTACAGACCTCGGCTGACGACGAGCAGGTGACGGGCGTTATCGACGCCCACGCGACGACTGCAGATCGATTCGAACACGGCTCGCTCGTCGACGGAGAAACCTTCAGCGGCGACGACGAGGTCGTCATCAACGAGCAAACGAGCCAGCTGTTCGAGGAGAACCTCTCGACCGATGACGAACTCACGCTGACCTTCGAGGACGGGGAGTCTACGACCGTCACCGTCTCGGGCGTCGTCGAAGCCGAACTCGGGGATCAGATGCCGCCCCAGCTGTTCCTCCCCGTCGATCCGTACTACACGACGACCGTCGAAACGCCGGACGGCGACGAGGAGCGTGCCTATCCCTCGCTCGAGATGCGCGCCGAGAGCATCGACGACGTCGACGATGCCCAGAACTCGGTGATCGACTACCTCGAATCGGACTCCCACGCGGCCGAACTCAAGCAATCGGACGACGAAATTCAGGTACAGACCGTCGAGGACGCGATCGATCAGTTCATGGACCTCGTCGATCAGCTCACGGTGTTCATCGGTGCCGTTGCCGGAATCGCACTCGTCGTGGGCTCGATCGGCATCGCCAACATCATGATCGTCAGCGTCACCGAACGAACGCGCGAGATCGGGATCATGAAAGCCGTCGGTGCGACGAAACGAGACGTCATGCAGCTCTTTCTCGTCGAATCCGTTATTCTGGGGATGATCGGCGCACTCGTCGGGGTGGGACTCGGTCTCGCCATCGGCTATCTCGGCGTGAATTTCCTCGAGTGGCCGATGGCGTATCCGATCGACTGGATCGGGATCGCGATCGCCATGGGTGTCGGAGTCGGCGTCGTCTCGGGACTCTATCCCGCCTGGCGGGCCGCTCGCGTCGATCCGATCGAGGCACTGCGTCACGAATGA
- a CDS encoding helix-turn-helix domain-containing protein, protein MSDSRVIAELTLVHPELVLTPTIEAVPEMTIELEYQAIASPESYFLFFEVCGNHLDRFDRAIESDRTVSEPTALIDDDECRIYRVRVSSLDRLVLPRAAELGIRVLRTEAGSGGWIPTLEIPELEALQEFRAYCERREISFSVDRLYHAEKGERAGEFGLTPIQRETLLVAYEEGYFDDPRGTSMADLAETLGVSSSAVSGRLRRGMETLIENTIQ, encoded by the coding sequence ATGAGCGACTCGAGGGTCATCGCTGAACTCACGCTCGTCCACCCTGAACTCGTGTTGACGCCGACGATAGAAGCCGTTCCGGAGATGACCATCGAACTCGAGTACCAGGCGATCGCGAGCCCGGAATCGTACTTTCTCTTTTTCGAGGTCTGTGGCAATCATCTCGATCGGTTCGATCGCGCGATCGAGAGCGATCGAACGGTATCGGAACCGACCGCCCTCATCGACGACGACGAGTGTCGGATTTACCGAGTGCGAGTGTCCTCTCTCGACCGACTCGTCCTGCCTCGAGCGGCGGAACTGGGGATTCGCGTCCTCCGTACCGAAGCGGGAAGCGGTGGATGGATACCGACGCTCGAAATCCCCGAACTCGAGGCGTTACAGGAGTTCCGTGCCTACTGTGAACGACGGGAGATCTCGTTTAGCGTCGATCGGCTCTATCACGCCGAGAAGGGCGAACGAGCCGGTGAGTTCGGTCTGACGCCGATCCAGCGAGAGACGTTGCTCGTGGCGTACGAGGAGGGCTACTTCGACGATCCGCGCGGAACGTCGATGGCGGATCTCGCGGAGACGCTCGGCGTTTCCTCCTCGGCAGTCAGCGGTCGTCTTCGGCGGGGGATGGAAACGTTGATCGAGAATACCATACAATAG
- a CDS encoding HalOD1 output domain-containing protein, translated as MGSLLTQHDHRPVHRAHFDPLSSNQLSSTIIEAISTVEDESPLELTPLYETIDLEALEQLLTHSVSAESSDDFVVEFSVDNWDVTVIGDGQVLIHDNPTDSETAREHDR; from the coding sequence ATGGGGAGCCTCTTGACCCAACACGACCATCGCCCCGTTCACCGGGCCCATTTCGATCCGCTCTCTTCGAACCAGCTCTCGAGTACGATTATCGAAGCGATCTCCACCGTCGAGGACGAGTCACCGCTCGAACTGACCCCGCTGTACGAAACGATCGATCTGGAAGCACTGGAACAACTCCTCACTCATTCGGTTTCAGCCGAATCGAGCGACGATTTCGTCGTCGAGTTCAGCGTCGATAACTGGGACGTGACCGTTATCGGTGACGGCCAGGTACTTATTCACGACAACCCGACTGATTCCGAAACGGCTCGCGAACACGATCGGTGA